The Filimonas lacunae genomic sequence CTGCTGCCCGTATGCGCAGGAGCCCAGAAAGGCTATACCATCAAAGGGTCATTTAGCCATCTTCCCTCCCCCGCAAAGGTTTACCTGGCATATAGTATCCATAACAACCGGGTGGAAGACTCAGCCGAAGTAAACAACGGCCAATTTGCATTTACAGGCCAGTTACCCACTCCTGTGCAGGCATCGCTGTACCTGAAACACGACAACAATGCCGTCAATACTTACCACAACGTGGACGGCCTGGATGTTTTTATCGAAAACGCCACCATGACTATTACCGGGGTGGATTCGATGAAAACTGCTGTATTGAAAGGCTCTGTATCCAACGAAGAAAACCAGCTGTTGCTTACCCAACGCGCTCCTCACCTGAAAGCGATCAATGCAGTACTGGACCAGGCAGAGAAGATGACGCCTGCTGAAAGAGCGGCCGATACGGCACCGATGCAATCACTAAGGTATCAACGGGATACGCATGTAAAAGCCATTGACAGCCTGTATAAAGCTTTTATTGCCAGCCACCGGCAGTCTTATGTAGCGCTGGATGCCTTTTTTAGCCATGAACTTATGGGCAATTTTGACGCTGTGGCGGCAGACAGGGAATTTAAATTATTCCCCGAAGCACTGCGCACCTCGTTTACCGGCGAAAAAATAGCCGCCCGTATTCACAAAGCACTGAGTGTAAGCATTGGCACCATAGCACCCGATTTCACGCAAAACGACCTGGCAGGTAAACCTGTTACCCTGTCCAGCTTCAAAGGCAGGTATGTGCTGATCGATTTCTGGGCCAGCTGGTGCAAGCCCTGCCGCGCCGAAAATCCGTTTGTAGTAAAGGCTTATCAGCAATTTAAAGACAAAGGTTTTGAAATACTCAGCGTTTCGCTGGACGCATCGCATGACGATTGGGCTAAGGCAGTAGAAAAAGACGGCATGCCCTGGACGCATGTTTCTGATTTACAATTCTGGAAAAACGCAGTGGCCGTAAAGTATGGCATCAGCTCTGTACCCAGCAATTTTCTGCTAGACCCTTCTGGTAAAATCGTAGCTAAAAACCTGCGTGGCAATAAACTGGCAGAAACATTGAGCACATTACTGCATTAACAGCAGGTTTACCATTGTCCGGATAGTTTACACACTGCGCTATCCATACCTTTCGCAACACAGGCTTCTATGGTAAATTCCTGAAACCAGGCAGAGATAAAACCTGCCCAAAAAGCATCACCGGCACCTGTGGCGTCTTTTACAGCCACAGGTTTTGCCGGCATGTGCTGCCAGTCTCCTTCCGATACACGGTAATAAACACCGTTGGCACCACAGGTAAGGCATATGGCACGACACCGTATTTTATCCAGTCTGCATCTGGCCTCCGATTCTGTCAGTTCCCGGCCTTCAAAACGCTGAATATCATCCATGCTTATTTTAATAAGAGGCGCATACTGCTGTAATTCATTCCAGATAGCAGGAGCATCATTATAAGGCCCCCAGATTTTCTCTGCATAATTCCAGTCTATCGATACCGGTATCCCGGAAGTGGCAGCGGCAGCAAAAGCGTTCAATATCACTTTGCGGGCTGGCTCAGCACTCAACGCAAATGCTGTGGTATGCACCAGTGCAGCGCCAGACAACAGGCTGCTGCTTACGGGCGTTATAAAACGATCTGCTTCCCGGTAAGGAATAAAGTCAGGCGTGCCAATAGTTTTACCTACTACAATCAGCGACGTAGCCAGGTTTTTATTCCGGGAAATATAGCGGGTATCCATCCCTTCCTGCTTTAACTGTTGCAGCAATTGAGCACCCAGCCCATCTTCTCCCACTGCAGCAACAAGCCTGGAAGGCGTTTGACAGTAATTCAAAAAACGGCAGAAGTTAGCAGGGCTGCCACCTGCTACAATAGTAAATGCTTTTGCTTCTGACAAACTATTGACTGTAGTAGTGGATATCGCATCCACTAACAATTCCCCTATCGCCAGTATATAAGATTTCATATTACGTAAAGCTTGTCGTTAAAAATTTACCGGATAAGGCACATTCCGCAATCACAGAACCAGCAGCGCTCCAGGCACATTGTGGTACGCCGCACGGAAGCGCCGTTAGTCCATGAAAACATTCGTTGAAAGGACTTTGCGGATGCTGGTTCACCTGGTGCAGTGATAAAGCCAAACGTGATGCCAGGGCCTGGTTACCGGTTTGTGCAAGAGCCATTACCAGAAAACCGTTCCATACCGGCCACAAGCCACCATTATGAAATTCATGAGGGCGGTTACGAAAATGAAAAGCATAGTTATCACTCAGTTCGCGATAATCGGGTGAACCCGTTTCTATTACCGGGTAAAAACCGGGCACCAGCTGGTATTGTTGTAGCATATCGTGAATGTAGCCTACCACCTGTTGCTGTTGCCGGGCATTACCCATATTCAGCAACAAAGCCAGTGTATTGGCCTGAAGATCGAAATAAGTATAGAAGCGGGAAGGATTAAAGCCTGCCAGCCAGTAGCTGCTCTCCCCTGTTTTTTGCCACATACGCTCTACCGTAGGACTGTAGCAAGTGCCACCCTGTGTCGGTTTCCAGAAATTATTATTTATTACCTGTGCAATAGCAGCTCCTTTCTCAGCCCAGTCGCTTCGCCGGTATACATGCGCCGCCAGCTGCAAAGCCCATACACGCAATAACTGATCAAACAACACATAACCGTGTTGTATATATTCATCGGCCCAGTCGCCACTCTGCGGCACATACACCAGGTGGCGGCCATTGAACTCCCAGGCATCCATTACAGCTATGCATTTTTCCACCTGTTGCCTGTATTGAATGGCCGGTTCATCATCGCCGGTATGTAAAGTATATAAACACACCCCAATTACTGCCCAGGCCGGCGCATCTGCACGGCCAGCTACCCCGCCATAACTAACAGCCCCTGAAACCGGGTGTACATTGCTGGGCATAAAACCGGCACTATGCTGGTGTGTAAAAAGTGTATGCAACGTAGCCAATGCGGTGGTTACCAGCTGTGTTTCCTTACTTAATAAAGCAGCAATACTGCATATTACCCCATCACGCGTCCATACACGCCGGTAATTATCCTGTTCATTCACCGCCGCTACAAAACCGGCAGAACTACTAGCCTGCTCCAGTAAGCTGATAGCGGAGTGGTAATAAGCTACATTCATCCTCATTTCTCTTTTGTTTTCAAAATACTTATGCGCAGGGTAAGCAGTGCCGACACCAGCAATAAACCGCCTGCCAGTTGAATAGCACGCTCCGGACTGGCTTGTAACATATGGTGATAAACGTAACGGAAAGACACTGTTTCCAGCAACATAGGCAACACAATGCACATATTCAATATACCCATATACACACCTGTTTGTTGCGGCGGTATTTGTCCGGCTAATATTACATAAGGCGTTCCCATCATACTGGCCCAGCCAATTCCCAACCCTGCCATGGACAGTATTAGCCAGCCAGGTTGCTGTATAAACGGTAGTAACAGTAACCCCGCCCCTGCCAGCAGCAGGCTAAACGCATGCACTCTTTTGGCTTGTATGCGGGCAGATAGCCAGGCTAACCCAAAAGCTGTACAAAACGTAACAATGTTGTACATACCATTGACTTTACCGGTTAATAACTGGGCAGCGCTGAACCCCTCCGAAGCCGGATCACTGGTATGATAAATAGTACGTGCCAGGCAAAGCGTAATAAACTGCCAGTATATAAACATGGCATACCAGTTAAACAGGTACACCAGCGCCAGCCTGCGCATCACCACTGGCATGTGCCGTATGGCCGAAAAAATAGCTGTAAATACTGCACGCACGCCGGAAGGCTGTTGCCGTATGGCCGCTTCTTCTTCCGCTGTTAAAGGATATTCGCGCGTAGTAAGTACAGAATAGAATACAGAACCTATAGACACCGCAGCCCCTATTAAAAAAGCAGCATAGGTGGTATAAGGAATATGATTGCTGCTTCGGGCGTTCAGCCGTATCCAACCCAGCGATACCAGTAAAGAAGGCGTAAGGTTTGCCAGCGTAATACCCAATCCTGTAAAAAAGCTTTGTGATAGAAAACCAGTGGCATGTTGCTGCACAGGTAACTGGTCACTTACAAAAGCCCGGTAAGGCTCCATAGTCATGTTATTAGCCGCATCCAGCATCCACAGCAAACCGGCCGCCATCCATAAGCTGCTGCTAAAAGGCATCGCCAGCAAACACAGGCTGCAACAAATTGCCCCGATCATAAAGTAAGGACGCCTGCGGCCAAACCGGCTGATCGTTTTATCACTCATCGCCCCAATGATGGGCTGCACCAGCAGCCCTGTCATCGGACCTGCCAGGTTCAACAGCGGAATCTGTTCCGGCTGCGCCCCCAGGTAGGCATATATAGGCGTCATATTAGTTTGCTGTAGTCCAAAACTGTACTGGATGCCGAAGAAACCGACATTCATATTAATAATGGAC encodes the following:
- a CDS encoding MFS transporter, which produces MKKPTLSFWSIINMNVGFFGIQYSFGLQQTNMTPIYAYLGAQPEQIPLLNLAGPMTGLLVQPIIGAMSDKTISRFGRRRPYFMIGAICCSLCLLAMPFSSSLWMAAGLLWMLDAANNMTMEPYRAFVSDQLPVQQHATGFLSQSFFTGLGITLANLTPSLLVSLGWIRLNARSSNHIPYTTYAAFLIGAAVSIGSVFYSVLTTREYPLTAEEEAAIRQQPSGVRAVFTAIFSAIRHMPVVMRRLALVYLFNWYAMFIYWQFITLCLARTIYHTSDPASEGFSAAQLLTGKVNGMYNIVTFCTAFGLAWLSARIQAKRVHAFSLLLAGAGLLLLPFIQQPGWLILSMAGLGIGWASMMGTPYVILAGQIPPQQTGVYMGILNMCIVLPMLLETVSFRYVYHHMLQASPERAIQLAGGLLLVSALLTLRISILKTKEK
- a CDS encoding carbohydrate kinase family protein, with the protein product MKSYILAIGELLVDAISTTTVNSLSEAKAFTIVAGGSPANFCRFLNYCQTPSRLVAAVGEDGLGAQLLQQLKQEGMDTRYISRNKNLATSLIVVGKTIGTPDFIPYREADRFITPVSSSLLSGAALVHTTAFALSAEPARKVILNAFAAAATSGIPVSIDWNYAEKIWGPYNDAPAIWNELQQYAPLIKISMDDIQRFEGRELTESEARCRLDKIRCRAICLTCGANGVYYRVSEGDWQHMPAKPVAVKDATGAGDAFWAGFISAWFQEFTIEACVAKGMDSAVCKLSGQW
- a CDS encoding TlpA disulfide reductase family protein; its protein translation is MNKNMLSLILLLPVCAGAQKGYTIKGSFSHLPSPAKVYLAYSIHNNRVEDSAEVNNGQFAFTGQLPTPVQASLYLKHDNNAVNTYHNVDGLDVFIENATMTITGVDSMKTAVLKGSVSNEENQLLLTQRAPHLKAINAVLDQAEKMTPAERAADTAPMQSLRYQRDTHVKAIDSLYKAFIASHRQSYVALDAFFSHELMGNFDAVAADREFKLFPEALRTSFTGEKIAARIHKALSVSIGTIAPDFTQNDLAGKPVTLSSFKGRYVLIDFWASWCKPCRAENPFVVKAYQQFKDKGFEILSVSLDASHDDWAKAVEKDGMPWTHVSDLQFWKNAVAVKYGISSVPSNFLLDPSGKIVAKNLRGNKLAETLSTLLH
- a CDS encoding amylo-alpha-1,6-glucosidase, which produces MRMNVAYYHSAISLLEQASSSAGFVAAVNEQDNYRRVWTRDGVICSIAALLSKETQLVTTALATLHTLFTHQHSAGFMPSNVHPVSGAVSYGGVAGRADAPAWAVIGVCLYTLHTGDDEPAIQYRQQVEKCIAVMDAWEFNGRHLVYVPQSGDWADEYIQHGYVLFDQLLRVWALQLAAHVYRRSDWAEKGAAIAQVINNNFWKPTQGGTCYSPTVERMWQKTGESSYWLAGFNPSRFYTYFDLQANTLALLLNMGNARQQQQVVGYIHDMLQQYQLVPGFYPVIETGSPDYRELSDNYAFHFRNRPHEFHNGGLWPVWNGFLVMALAQTGNQALASRLALSLHQVNQHPQSPFNECFHGLTALPCGVPQCAWSAAGSVIAECALSGKFLTTSFT